Proteins from a genomic interval of Pseudomonas asplenii:
- a CDS encoding glycosyltransferase family 39 protein has translation MVNEKHLGRQSLSIFLLALLLFTLGIWDQTAQGFDGRWWLFLEEMFRHGPGFFATTYGEPYPDYPGTATFLSYLFARLLGAPNHLANILPTALASAGVLAMIYRLLAPSSRTWALLTVLLTALTTQLLEKSRSVCLDQMTSLLCLACFYLLHTGERLGSKLRQYAVFPLFALGFVIRGPLGLIEVCGVACVYWAMGVARSRAETLQIVRRVLGYGLVGLLLLAAGWWALISLARLSGGEDFAKQVYTMQIGGRLGESGEPFYFYFQLSLYRYFPVVPLALATLIALRHKWSLRDRDSEVQLVLRLGACGLMILLGLSVPHFKRAYYILPMVPMFAAVAAYGLLHAQGWLVGVRRFYSGLVALLPGLGIIVVFVLRHTWLKHGFWPQVSLPLLVGALVVLQVIAANLWLKPSGELGRRLVLLSLIALATQWLLLVKVVEPAQDLEFDTRGFVEPVERLRAVNPGPLVFLDMGQDTWAVRYMMNLDHDEKPLFVAGKDAARLDSLPRPAWVILSRKAQALLAGTSLEKATPVFEGRFNGNPCLVFELK, from the coding sequence ATGGTCAACGAAAAACACCTTGGCAGGCAGTCCCTGTCTATCTTCCTGCTTGCGCTGTTGCTCTTCACGCTGGGTATCTGGGATCAGACCGCCCAGGGTTTCGATGGCCGCTGGTGGCTGTTCCTTGAGGAAATGTTCCGCCACGGCCCGGGCTTTTTTGCCACGACCTACGGCGAGCCCTATCCCGATTACCCGGGAACCGCGACGTTTCTGAGTTACCTGTTCGCCCGGTTGCTGGGGGCGCCGAACCACCTGGCCAATATCCTGCCGACAGCGCTGGCCTCGGCGGGCGTGCTGGCAATGATCTATCGGCTGCTGGCACCGTCGAGCCGCACCTGGGCGTTGCTGACCGTGCTGCTGACCGCACTGACGACGCAACTGCTCGAAAAGTCCCGTTCGGTGTGCCTGGATCAGATGACGTCGTTGTTGTGCCTGGCCTGTTTCTATCTGCTGCACACGGGCGAGCGTCTGGGGTCGAAGCTGCGGCAATATGCGGTGTTTCCCCTGTTCGCACTGGGGTTTGTCATTCGCGGGCCGTTGGGGTTGATCGAAGTCTGTGGCGTGGCCTGTGTCTACTGGGCCATGGGCGTTGCCCGCTCGCGGGCCGAGACGCTGCAAATAGTGCGCAGGGTGCTGGGTTACGGCTTGGTCGGTCTGCTGTTGCTGGCTGCCGGCTGGTGGGCGTTGATAAGCCTGGCGCGTCTGAGTGGTGGTGAGGATTTCGCCAAACAGGTCTACACCATGCAGATTGGCGGTCGCCTGGGCGAAAGTGGCGAGCCGTTCTACTTCTACTTCCAGCTCAGTCTCTACCGCTACTTCCCGGTGGTGCCACTGGCGCTGGCGACGTTGATCGCGTTGCGCCACAAGTGGTCGCTGCGTGATCGTGACAGTGAGGTGCAACTGGTTCTGCGGCTCGGTGCCTGTGGCTTGATGATCCTGTTGGGATTGTCGGTACCGCACTTCAAACGTGCCTACTACATCTTGCCGATGGTGCCGATGTTCGCGGCGGTGGCGGCCTATGGGCTGCTGCATGCACAAGGTTGGCTGGTGGGTGTGCGGCGTTTCTACAGCGGACTCGTGGCGTTGCTGCCGGGGCTCGGGATTATCGTGGTGTTCGTCTTGCGCCACACCTGGCTCAAGCATGGGTTCTGGCCGCAGGTGTCGTTGCCGTTGTTGGTCGGCGCGTTGGTGGTCTTGCAGGTGATCGCCGCCAATCTCTGGTTGAAGCCATCCGGCGAGCTGGGGCGGCGTCTGGTGCTGCTGAGCCTGATCGCCCTGGCGACCCAGTGGCTGCTGCTGGTCAAGGTGGTGGAGCCGGCCCAGGACCTGGAGTTCGACACGCGGGGGTTTGTCGAGCCGGTGGAGCGCCTGCGTGCGGTGAATCCTGGGCCGCTGGTGTTCCTCGATATGGGACAGGACACCTGGGCAGTGCGCTACATGATGAACCTGGACCACGACGAGAAACCGCTGTTCGTTGCCGGGAAGGACGCCGCCCGCCTGGACTCGTTGCCACGCCCGGCCTGGGTAATCCTGTCGCGCAAGGCGCAGGCGCTGTTGGCAGGCACCTCGTTGGAAAAGGCGACGCCGGTGTTCGAAGGGCGGTTCAATGGCAATCCTTGCCTGGTATTCGAATTGAAGTGA
- a CDS encoding type IV toxin-antitoxin system AbiEi family antitoxin domain-containing protein translates to MKNAHQQILDLAARNGLIRSRDAVVQGLPRVALTRLVRQGLLQRISHGLYALPQHEISEHVALAEAASRCPAGVICLLSALRVHGLTTQAPFEVWLAIPNKTRAPKPDYPPIRIVRFSEAALNEGLENHDIDGVTIRVTNVARTVVDCFKFRNKIGLDVALEALSDAWHSKRTNMDELWRYATLCRVANVMRPYMESLATSYLKGISA, encoded by the coding sequence ATGAAAAACGCACATCAGCAGATTCTCGATCTAGCCGCCCGTAACGGCCTCATCCGCTCGCGAGATGCCGTTGTGCAAGGGCTCCCCCGCGTAGCCTTGACTCGACTGGTCCGGCAGGGCCTGTTGCAACGAATAAGTCACGGCCTCTATGCGCTGCCACAGCATGAAATTTCCGAGCACGTTGCACTGGCCGAGGCGGCCAGCAGATGCCCGGCAGGAGTAATCTGCCTGCTTTCTGCCTTGAGAGTGCATGGACTCACCACTCAGGCCCCTTTCGAAGTCTGGCTGGCCATTCCAAACAAGACTCGCGCTCCGAAACCCGACTACCCCCCGATACGTATAGTCCGCTTCTCGGAAGCGGCGCTCAACGAAGGTCTTGAAAACCACGATATCGATGGTGTGACCATACGAGTGACCAACGTCGCTCGTACGGTCGTTGACTGCTTCAAGTTTCGTAACAAGATTGGGCTGGATGTAGCGCTGGAAGCCCTGTCTGATGCCTGGCACTCCAAACGTACGAACATGGACGAGCTATGGCGTTACGCCACTCTCTGTCGGGTGGCCAACGTGATGCGTCCCTACATGGAAAGCCTGGCGACTTCGTACTTGAAGGGGATTTCGGCGTGA
- a CDS encoding ArnT family glycosyltransferase, with product MRTIRPVILLCLLGCLVFFFALGNHELQGSTESRVAGIAMEMQLNGDWITPRLLGDAFLEKPPLSLWLDATAIKLVGATPLAVRLASAFAGLFTVLALYGFMRRIGRPTLLAWTAAALLMTMASYLGNARQVGEDAILSLGVSLALFAFFHANEQRRRQAATLGGWLVFAVGIAIATLTKGVLGLALPGIVIFFYLLSESLIDKRLSVGNWLRPALFTLVGLIPLLIWLKLLYGQGGSDAVREVLWANSVGRFSGSFTAAGHYEPFYYYFTKLPEAFLPWNLLVYLGLWHLRKELARKRHLLLASIWLLAQFTLLTLASSKRMVYMVSMAPAAAIIAAEYSVVLLDWLRRRSATSTFSRQLVERRRPLAATLLAVVVCGYLVAAWRAPLADRNTSFKPVTDQIIALQTSGKQVALYQPDERLASTVFYTQRQQQVVQTPEQLDTFLRASSDNVAVVQNQEPDASHTILATVTIGGKRTYYFYTR from the coding sequence ATGCGAACGATACGTCCCGTTATCTTGCTGTGCCTGCTTGGCTGTCTCGTCTTCTTCTTTGCCCTCGGCAACCATGAGTTACAGGGCTCCACCGAGTCCCGGGTGGCCGGGATCGCCATGGAAATGCAGCTGAACGGCGACTGGATCACTCCCCGTCTACTGGGCGATGCGTTTCTGGAGAAACCGCCGCTGAGCCTCTGGCTCGATGCCACCGCCATCAAGCTGGTGGGTGCCACGCCACTGGCCGTGCGCCTGGCCTCGGCATTCGCCGGGCTGTTCACGGTGCTCGCCCTTTACGGTTTCATGCGCAGGATCGGCCGACCGACCCTGCTGGCCTGGACCGCCGCCGCCCTGCTGATGACCATGGCCAGCTACCTGGGCAACGCACGCCAGGTCGGTGAGGACGCCATCCTCAGCCTCGGTGTGTCCCTGGCGCTGTTCGCTTTCTTCCACGCCAACGAGCAACGCAGGCGACAAGCCGCCACCTTGGGTGGCTGGCTGGTGTTCGCCGTGGGGATCGCCATTGCGACCCTGACCAAGGGCGTACTGGGACTGGCGCTGCCGGGGATCGTGATTTTCTTCTACCTGCTCAGCGAGAGCCTGATCGACAAGCGCTTGAGCGTCGGCAACTGGCTACGCCCGGCGCTGTTCACCCTGGTCGGACTGATCCCGCTGCTGATCTGGCTGAAACTGCTGTACGGACAGGGCGGTTCGGATGCGGTCAGGGAAGTGCTCTGGGCCAACAGCGTGGGTCGCTTCAGCGGCTCCTTCACCGCCGCCGGTCACTACGAGCCTTTCTACTATTACTTCACCAAGTTGCCGGAGGCCTTTCTGCCCTGGAACCTGCTGGTGTACCTGGGGCTCTGGCACCTGCGCAAGGAACTGGCACGCAAGCGCCACCTGCTGTTAGCCAGCATCTGGCTCCTCGCCCAGTTCACCCTGCTGACACTGGCTTCGAGCAAACGCATGGTCTACATGGTGTCGATGGCACCGGCTGCCGCCATCATCGCCGCCGAATACAGCGTCGTGCTGCTCGACTGGCTGCGTCGGCGATCCGCCACGTCGACGTTCAGCCGCCAACTGGTCGAGCGTCGTCGCCCCCTGGCCGCCACGTTGTTGGCGGTGGTCGTCTGTGGTTACCTGGTAGCCGCCTGGCGCGCGCCGTTGGCCGACCGCAACACTTCGTTCAAGCCGGTAACCGACCAAATCATCGCGCTACAGACCAGCGGCAAGCAGGTCGCGCTGTATCAGCCGGACGAACGCCTGGCCTCGACGGTGTTCTACACCCAGCGCCAACAACAGGTGGTGCAAACCCCGGAGCAGCTGGATACCTTCCTGCGCGCCTCATCGGACAATGTCGCCGTCGTCCAGAACCAGGAGCCCGACGCTTCACACACGATCCTGGCGACCGTCACCATCGGCGGCAAACGCACCTACTACTTCTACACTCGCTGA
- a CDS encoding dienelactone hydrolase family protein produces MSQANNLVSFKRPDGREVSGYLARPAKLEGAPAIVVIQEWWGLNDQIRGVADRLAASGYLALVPDLYRGESTVEEEEAHHLMSKLDFAEAVAQDIRGAVQYLGGYTKNIGITGFCMGGALTLLSLNAILELTAGVVWYGFPPLEYLDASAIKAPLLGHWGTQDLFFAIETVDALEAKLHEAGVDATFHRYLAHHAFANETAVGSGRIAGTQFDPVWSQLAWDRTLTFFGKTLWRG; encoded by the coding sequence ATGTCCCAAGCAAACAACCTGGTCAGCTTCAAACGTCCGGATGGCCGTGAGGTCAGCGGCTACCTGGCCCGCCCGGCCAAACTGGAAGGTGCTCCGGCCATCGTGGTCATCCAGGAGTGGTGGGGCCTCAACGACCAGATCCGTGGCGTGGCCGATCGCCTGGCCGCCAGCGGCTACCTGGCGTTGGTGCCGGACCTGTACCGTGGCGAGTCCACGGTGGAAGAGGAAGAAGCCCATCACCTGATGAGCAAACTCGACTTCGCCGAAGCGGTCGCCCAGGACATCCGTGGGGCGGTGCAGTACCTCGGCGGCTACACGAAGAACATCGGCATCACCGGCTTCTGCATGGGCGGCGCGCTGACCCTGCTGTCGCTGAACGCGATCCTGGAACTGACCGCCGGTGTGGTCTGGTACGGCTTCCCACCACTGGAATACCTCGACGCCTCGGCGATCAAGGCGCCACTGCTTGGCCACTGGGGCACCCAGGACCTGTTCTTCGCCATCGAAACCGTCGATGCCCTGGAAGCCAAGCTGCATGAAGCGGGCGTTGATGCCACGTTCCACCGCTACCTGGCGCACCACGCTTTCGCCAACGAAACGGCAGTGGGCAGTGGCCGCATCGCCGGTACCCAGTTCGACCCGGTCTGGTCGCAATTGGCTTGGGATCGCACGCTGACGTTCTTTGGCAAGACGTTGTGGCGGGGTTGA
- a CDS encoding sigma-54-dependent Fis family transcriptional regulator, which translates to MHNNHLSRHAQQVLTVTQGKALSGGPGSDPSIARSWLRCLEDYHLDPSLSIAPTVLEHGRLLESRERLRQVLQIAGNEMTSLHQQLSGAGHAVLLTDARGVILNCVTAPAERKIFERAGLWLGADWSEACEGTNGIGTCLVERQALTIHQGEHFRGRHTGLTCSASPVFDPQGELLAVLDVSSARPEMSRQSQFHTMALVNLSAKMIESCYFLRHYDQHWLLRFHLQAESVGLFSEGLLAFDGEGRVCAVNQSALNLLGLGRGSLLGQPVEAFFDCALDELLGRASAQASASWPLRTRDGRSLFAVLRGQPRSVPKPLVPAPLLVPGVGSVQADICLDDQALQNDFRKALRVFERDVPLLINGETGSGKEAFAKAVHQSSQRAQKPFVALNCAAIPESLIESELFGYRGGSFTGARKEGMRGKLQQADGGTLFLDEIGDMPLALQTRLLRVLEDRQVVPIGGEPEAVNVRIISATHRHLLERVQDGRFREDLYYRLNGLEIALPALRERSDKSRLLDFLLAQEAAGQVVSIEAAARQALLGFAWPGNVRQLRTVLRTLVALCEDGRIGIADLPAMIRQARPVVEAVVVEPIEAHPLEDAERVALLNALEQQRWHMTNTAGQLGVSRNTLYRKLRKHGIAR; encoded by the coding sequence ATGCACAACAACCATCTGAGTCGTCACGCCCAGCAGGTGCTCACCGTGACCCAGGGCAAGGCCTTGAGCGGCGGTCCGGGCAGTGATCCGTCGATTGCCCGTTCCTGGCTGCGCTGCCTGGAGGACTACCACCTCGACCCCTCGTTGAGCATTGCACCGACCGTGCTTGAACACGGTCGCCTGCTGGAAAGCCGCGAGCGTCTGCGCCAGGTGTTGCAGATTGCCGGCAACGAGATGACCAGCCTGCACCAGCAGTTGTCTGGCGCCGGCCATGCCGTGCTGCTGACCGATGCCCGTGGGGTGATCCTCAACTGTGTCACCGCGCCCGCCGAGCGCAAGATCTTCGAACGTGCCGGGCTCTGGCTCGGTGCGGACTGGAGCGAAGCGTGCGAAGGCACCAACGGTATCGGCACCTGCCTGGTTGAACGGCAGGCGCTGACCATCCACCAGGGCGAACACTTTCGTGGCCGCCATACCGGCCTGACCTGCTCCGCCAGCCCGGTGTTCGATCCCCAGGGTGAGTTGCTGGCGGTGCTGGATGTTTCCTCGGCCCGTCCGGAAATGTCCCGGCAGAGTCAGTTCCATACCATGGCGCTGGTGAACCTGTCGGCGAAGATGATCGAGAGCTGCTATTTCCTGCGCCATTACGACCAGCACTGGCTGTTGCGTTTCCATTTGCAGGCCGAATCCGTTGGCCTGTTCAGCGAGGGGTTGCTGGCGTTCGATGGCGAAGGACGGGTCTGTGCGGTCAACCAGAGTGCCCTGAACCTGCTGGGGCTGGGCCGTGGCAGCCTGCTCGGGCAGCCGGTAGAGGCGTTCTTCGATTGTGCGCTGGATGAGCTGCTCGGTCGGGCCAGTGCCCAGGCCAGCGCCAGTTGGCCGTTGCGTACCCGCGATGGGCGCAGCCTGTTCGCCGTGTTGCGTGGTCAGCCGCGCAGCGTGCCCAAGCCGCTGGTGCCGGCGCCCCTGTTGGTACCGGGTGTGGGGAGCGTCCAGGCGGACATTTGCCTGGATGACCAGGCGCTGCAAAATGACTTTCGCAAGGCCTTGCGGGTCTTCGAGCGCGATGTGCCGTTATTGATCAACGGCGAAACCGGCTCGGGCAAGGAAGCCTTTGCCAAGGCGGTGCACCAGTCCAGCCAGCGCGCGCAAAAGCCCTTTGTCGCCCTCAACTGTGCAGCGATCCCCGAAAGCCTGATCGAAAGCGAATTGTTCGGTTATCGCGGCGGCAGCTTTACTGGCGCCCGCAAGGAAGGGATGCGCGGCAAGTTGCAGCAGGCCGATGGCGGCACACTGTTTCTCGATGAGATCGGCGACATGCCGCTGGCCTTGCAGACCCGCTTGCTGAGGGTGCTGGAGGATCGGCAGGTGGTGCCGATCGGTGGCGAGCCCGAGGCGGTCAACGTGCGGATCATCAGTGCGACCCACCGTCATCTGCTGGAGCGGGTGCAGGACGGCCGTTTCCGCGAGGATCTGTATTACCGGCTCAATGGGCTGGAGATCGCCCTGCCGGCTTTGCGCGAGCGCAGCGACAAATCGCGGTTGCTGGATTTTCTGTTGGCGCAGGAGGCGGCGGGGCAGGTGGTGTCGATCGAGGCGGCGGCGCGTCAGGCCCTGTTGGGGTTCGCCTGGCCGGGGAATGTCCGGCAGTTGCGCACGGTGCTGCGTACCCTGGTGGCGTTGTGTGAGGACGGGCGGATCGGGATTGCGGATCTGCCAGCGATGATTCGTCAGGCTCGTCCGGTGGTCGAGGCAGTGGTGGTTGAGCCGATTGAGGCGCATCCGCTGGAAGATGCCGAGCGCGTGGCGTTGCTCAATGCGCTGGAGCAGCAGCGTTGGCACATGACCAACACGGCGGGGCAGTTGGGGGTCAGTCGCAACACCCTTTACAGGAAGCTGCGCAAGCACGGGATTGCCCGCTAG
- the ggt gene encoding gamma-glutamyltransferase, which yields MHSRNPSRHPVLRNLTLALSLALCSVPSHAKPAMPDAPEIGSGYRSGMLTQHATRHMAAAANPLAAEAGREMLRQGGSAVDAAIAMQAVLTLVEPQATGIGGGAFIMVWDGKQVHAYDGRETAPAGASEKLFLNADGTPIAFTQAQIGGRSVGTPGVMHALELAHRSNGRLPWAKLFEPAIRLAEQGFPISPRLHKQIAASPFLPKSPAMAAYFLEPDGRPKAVGTLLKNPALAAVLKRIANEGSDALYKGSIAREIVAAVNGSANPGSLSLADLLGYQAKERTPICSDYKQWKLCGMPPPSSGAIAIAQIFGTLQALEARNKHWALPALPPLKTTTAAGLEPRPEAVHLIAEAERLAYADRGLYVADSDFVPVPVAGLIDPAYQAERARLISERSLGKAEPGVPAGLQVALAPDRSPMRISTSQIVAVDDQGSAVSMTTTVESSFGSHLMVEGFMLNNQLTDFSFIPSENGKPVANRVEPGKRPRSSMAPTLVFDRQNGEFLGTVGSPGGSQIIEYVAKTLVGLLDWNLDPQAAINLPNFGSRNGPTELEPGLFSAPTIDTLKQQGHEINELEMTSGTQAIMRVRDAQGRMSWAGGADPRREGEALGD from the coding sequence GTGCACTCCCGAAACCCGTCCCGTCACCCCGTCCTGCGCAACCTGACCCTCGCCCTCTCGCTGGCGCTCTGCAGCGTCCCCAGTCACGCCAAGCCCGCCATGCCCGACGCCCCGGAGATCGGCTCTGGGTATCGCAGCGGCATGCTCACCCAGCACGCGACCCGGCACATGGCCGCCGCCGCCAACCCGCTGGCCGCCGAAGCTGGACGAGAGATGCTGCGCCAGGGCGGTTCCGCCGTGGATGCGGCGATCGCGATGCAGGCGGTGCTGACCCTGGTCGAACCGCAAGCCACCGGCATCGGCGGCGGCGCTTTCATCATGGTCTGGGATGGCAAACAGGTGCATGCCTACGACGGTCGCGAAACCGCCCCGGCCGGCGCCAGCGAAAAGCTGTTCCTGAACGCCGACGGCACCCCGATAGCCTTCACCCAGGCGCAGATCGGCGGCCGCTCGGTCGGTACGCCCGGAGTGATGCACGCCCTGGAGCTGGCCCACCGCAGCAACGGCCGGCTACCCTGGGCCAAGCTGTTCGAGCCGGCGATCCGCCTGGCCGAGCAGGGTTTTCCGATTTCGCCACGCTTGCACAAACAGATTGCCGCCAGCCCGTTTCTGCCGAAATCGCCGGCCATGGCCGCCTACTTCCTCGAACCTGACGGTCGCCCCAAAGCGGTCGGCACGCTGTTGAAAAACCCGGCACTGGCCGCCGTGCTCAAGCGCATCGCCAACGAAGGCAGCGACGCGCTGTATAAAGGTAGCATCGCCCGGGAAATCGTCGCCGCCGTCAATGGCAGCGCCAACCCCGGCAGCCTGTCGCTGGCCGACCTGCTGGGCTACCAGGCCAAGGAACGTACGCCGATCTGCTCCGACTACAAGCAATGGAAGCTCTGCGGCATGCCGCCACCCTCCTCCGGTGCGATCGCCATCGCGCAGATATTCGGCACCCTGCAGGCGCTGGAAGCGCGCAACAAACACTGGGCACTCCCGGCGCTGCCGCCGCTCAAGACCACGACGGCCGCCGGCCTGGAACCACGCCCGGAGGCCGTGCACCTGATCGCCGAGGCCGAGCGGCTGGCCTATGCCGACCGCGGCCTGTACGTGGCCGACAGTGATTTTGTGCCGGTGCCGGTAGCCGGCCTGATCGACCCGGCATACCAGGCCGAACGCGCCCGACTGATCAGCGAACGCAGCCTGGGCAAGGCCGAACCCGGCGTACCGGCCGGCCTGCAGGTCGCCCTCGCCCCCGACCGCTCGCCGATGCGTATCTCCACTTCGCAGATCGTCGCGGTGGACGACCAGGGCAGCGCGGTGTCCATGACCACCACGGTGGAAAGCTCGTTCGGTTCACACTTGATGGTCGAGGGTTTCATGCTCAACAACCAGCTGACCGACTTTTCCTTTATCCCCAGCGAAAACGGCAAACCGGTGGCCAACCGCGTCGAGCCGGGCAAACGCCCACGCTCGTCGATGGCACCGACCCTGGTGTTCGACCGCCAGAACGGCGAGTTCCTCGGTACCGTCGGCTCACCGGGCGGCTCGCAGATCATCGAGTACGTGGCCAAGACCCTGGTTGGCCTATTGGACTGGAACCTCGACCCGCAGGCGGCGATCAACCTGCCCAACTTCGGCAGCCGCAACGGCCCGACCGAGCTGGAGCCCGGCTTGTTTTCCGCACCGACCATCGACACGCTGAAGCAGCAGGGGCATGAGATCAACGAACTGGAAATGACCAGCGGCACCCAGGCGATCATGCGGGTGCGCGATGCGCAGGGCCGCATGTCGTGGGCCGGAGGTGCCGATCCCCGGCGCGAAGGCGAAGCCCTCGGCGACTGA
- a CDS encoding methyl-accepting chemotaxis protein gives MGSTLRDLISGIRDGVTQIASAAEELSAVTGQTSAGVNSQKIETDQVATAMHEMTATVQEVARNAEEASRAAAAADGEARAGDRVVGEAIAQIERLASEVVRSTEAMSVLQKESDKIGSVMDVIKAVAEQTNLLALNAAIEAARAGEAGRGFAVVADEVRGLAQRTQKSTEEIEGLVAALQNGTQQVATVMNNSRSLTDSSVELTRKAGVSLENITRTVSNIQSMNQQIAAAAEEQSAVAEEISRSIINVRDVCEQTAAASDDTAASSVELARLGSQLQTMVSHFRV, from the coding sequence ATGGGCAGTACCCTGCGCGACCTGATCAGCGGCATCCGCGACGGTGTGACCCAGATCGCCAGCGCTGCCGAAGAACTCTCGGCCGTCACTGGCCAGACCAGCGCCGGGGTCAACAGCCAGAAGATCGAGACCGACCAGGTAGCCACCGCCATGCACGAAATGACCGCAACCGTTCAGGAGGTTGCGCGCAACGCCGAAGAAGCGTCGCGGGCCGCCGCTGCTGCGGATGGCGAAGCCCGTGCCGGCGACCGGGTGGTGGGCGAAGCCATTGCCCAGATCGAACGTCTGGCCAGCGAAGTGGTGCGTTCGACCGAAGCCATGAGCGTGCTGCAAAAGGAAAGCGACAAGATCGGCAGCGTCATGGACGTGATCAAGGCCGTGGCCGAACAGACCAACCTGCTGGCGCTCAACGCCGCCATCGAGGCAGCCCGTGCCGGTGAGGCCGGTCGTGGTTTCGCCGTGGTGGCCGATGAAGTCCGTGGCCTGGCCCAGCGGACCCAGAAGTCCACCGAGGAGATCGAAGGCCTGGTCGCGGCGCTGCAGAACGGCACACAGCAGGTGGCGACGGTGATGAACAACAGCCGCTCACTGACCGACAGCAGCGTCGAGCTGACCCGCAAGGCCGGGGTCTCGCTGGAAAACATCACCCGCACGGTATCGAACATCCAGTCGATGAACCAGCAGATCGCCGCCGCCGCCGAGGAGCAGAGCGCGGTGGCCGAAGAGATCAGCCGCAGCATCATCAATGTTCGCGACGTGTGCGAACAGACCGCGGCGGCCAGCGATGATACCGCGGCGTCGAGCGTCGAACTGGCACGCCTGGGCAGCCAGTTGCAGACGATGGTCAGCCACTTCCGGGTGTGA
- the pmrG gene encoding lipopolysaccharide core heptose(II)-phosphate phosphatase PmrG: MRRSFESSRLAKYKIVLAILLAALLVILLVLSILRPTVVADLARGGESSAITLTTAWKKGEMVVLVRHVERCDRSKAQCLAEPDGITDRARDVAVGLGARFERLGLARTDIYNSPLTRAVQTSTYMFNQASSTQDWLFNCRKTMLRDIRRYKVHGRNLVLVTHSECMNALEQMLNVSIPSPGYGSALFLSEPATSTPPKVIGYLDASDWSQVFKP, translated from the coding sequence GTGCGGCGCTCGTTCGAATCGAGCCGCTTGGCCAAGTATAAGATCGTGCTGGCAATCCTGCTCGCAGCGCTCCTCGTCATTCTGCTTGTCCTGTCGATTCTGCGACCGACGGTCGTTGCCGACCTTGCGCGCGGGGGGGAGAGCAGTGCCATTACCCTCACTACCGCCTGGAAAAAGGGCGAGATGGTGGTGCTGGTGCGTCATGTCGAGCGGTGTGACCGCTCCAAGGCTCAATGCCTGGCGGAGCCGGATGGCATCACTGATCGGGCCCGCGATGTGGCAGTGGGACTGGGGGCGCGTTTTGAGCGGCTCGGCCTGGCCAGGACCGATATCTACAACAGCCCGTTGACCCGTGCGGTCCAGACCTCCACCTACATGTTCAACCAGGCCAGCAGTACCCAGGACTGGCTGTTCAACTGCCGAAAGACCATGCTGCGCGATATCCGCCGCTACAAGGTGCATGGGCGCAACCTGGTACTGGTCACCCACAGCGAATGCATGAACGCACTGGAACAGATGCTGAACGTCTCCATTCCGTCTCCCGGCTATGGTTCTGCGCTGTTCCTGAGCGAGCCTGCGACGAGCACGCCCCCCAAGGTCATCGGTTATCTTGACGCCTCGGACTGGTCGCAGGTGTTCAAGCCGTAG